Proteins co-encoded in one uncultured Fibrobacter sp. genomic window:
- a CDS encoding DUF721 domain-containing protein: MEKPYRIKRKKPVCGKDPEDISVLLQMVLDKAHITDEMALGKLSEGLETIVGPLIKPHVQIVKFERNILTLKCDSSAWKQELFLQKKAIIDKCNLLLGKPSVKNILFV, translated from the coding sequence ATGGAAAAACCCTATCGCATTAAGCGCAAGAAACCTGTCTGCGGGAAAGATCCCGAAGACATTAGCGTGCTTTTGCAGATGGTCTTGGACAAGGCCCATATTACCGATGAAATGGCTCTCGGAAAGCTTTCCGAAGGCCTTGAAACCATCGTAGGTCCGCTCATAAAACCGCACGTTCAAATCGTCAAATTTGAGCGCAATATTTTGACGTTAAAGTGCGACAGTTCCGCATGGAAACAGGAACTTTTTTTGCAAAAAAAAGCTATTATTGACAAGTGTAATTTATTGCTCGGAAAGCCCTCTGTAAAGAACATTCTTTTCGTTTAA
- a CDS encoding ABC transporter permease has product MNRIAESLGKFIRKFLHTVLSYLHFVWQLFKNIPGAFSNLHTTVEQMQHVGLTSIPVVVAASLATGAIMAWQLAYQFADIIPLMFVGMAVGKSVMVELCPILTAMVLAGRIGASMCSELGTMAVTEQLDAYKVLGLSPYKFLLAPRLIATIIMLPTLTVISIFIGIVGGYEVAHIYKDVSFAVFFYGVRMFYQNWDLVVGLIKATLYGYFIASYACFFGFTTHSGAEGVGKSTKATVVAGMTSILIGGFVLSKLLLL; this is encoded by the coding sequence ATGAACAGAATTGCAGAAAGTCTGGGTAAGTTTATCCGGAAGTTCCTGCATACGGTATTAAGTTACTTGCACTTTGTCTGGCAGCTTTTCAAGAACATTCCTGGCGCATTTAGTAACCTCCACACGACCGTGGAACAAATGCAGCACGTGGGGCTTACCAGTATTCCCGTGGTGGTGGCGGCATCGCTTGCCACAGGCGCCATTATGGCATGGCAGCTTGCCTACCAATTTGCAGACATTATTCCCCTGATGTTTGTGGGAATGGCTGTCGGTAAATCGGTGATGGTGGAACTTTGCCCGATCTTGACCGCCATGGTGCTTGCAGGCCGAATTGGCGCTTCCATGTGTTCCGAGCTTGGAACCATGGCTGTGACAGAACAGCTTGACGCCTACAAGGTTCTTGGCCTTAGCCCATACAAGTTCTTGCTTGCTCCGCGCTTGATTGCAACCATCATTATGCTCCCGACCCTTACGGTGATCAGTATCTTTATCGGTATCGTAGGCGGTTACGAAGTGGCCCACATTTACAAGGACGTGTCCTTTGCCGTATTCTTCTACGGTGTGCGCATGTTCTACCAGAACTGGGACTTGGTGGTAGGCCTTATCAAGGCGACCCTTTATGGCTACTTTATCGCAAGCTACGCCTGCTTCTTTGGCTTTACCACCCATAGCGGTGCCGAAGGCGTTGGTAAGAGCACAAAGGCTACCGTTGTGGCCGGCATGACGAGTATTTTGATTGGCGGCTTTGTCCTTTCGAAACTGCTGTTGCTCTAA
- a CDS encoding S41 family peptidase, producing MNFNMLNFRTLFVAGLSALCLTTSPLAASDKKDPPGDFYNEVSRLNKVLSEVNRKYVEDVNPTELTDAALNGIRNILDPHTTVFSPKDYESLKVSMEGKFGGVGITISLRDNILTVISPLSGTPAFRLGIRAGDRIRKIDGKDTKGLSLDEAVNKLRGKIGTDVTVSIEREGVPDLMDFTITRAEIIVHAVPYYGMVTKDIGYIKLATFSDKTTSDVENALKILQKRGMKKIILDMRYNPGGLLNQAIEISELFLKQGNLIVSTRGRTQKTESHARKNGIVKPEVPMVVLLNQGSASAAEIVSGALQDWDRALIIGKTSFGKGSVQTIFPLDNQGNALKLTTAFYYLPFGRCINKPENGIKGLKLLEEEYADEGDGKADSTKKDTAKVDTFYTHNGRMMFGSGGISPDVEVELSPMPWVVQVQERMAMYFKFAVKIRPDLEKNNVKIDANWEVPDSLFTQFRDFCMKDTNFTKIKSNALVGVDQLEKSIIREQNYMGDSAKVVSDTALAKRIADMRKALENNRNAQFDENKQYIKDGIKRELLTAFINDSVSTAFSLKQDKQLNEAIKYLSDMNLYKKAISAPSKKASKKK from the coding sequence ATGAATTTCAATATGCTGAACTTTCGAACCCTTTTTGTAGCCGGTCTTTCGGCTCTGTGCCTCACCACAAGCCCGCTTGCAGCAAGCGACAAGAAAGATCCTCCCGGCGATTTCTATAACGAAGTTTCGCGCCTGAACAAGGTGCTTTCCGAAGTCAACCGTAAGTATGTCGAAGACGTGAACCCGACCGAACTCACCGACGCGGCATTGAACGGCATCCGCAACATCTTGGACCCGCATACCACGGTATTTTCGCCCAAGGACTACGAAAGCCTCAAGGTTTCGATGGAAGGTAAGTTCGGCGGCGTGGGCATTACCATTAGCCTCCGCGACAATATTTTGACCGTCATTTCGCCGCTTTCCGGCACCCCGGCATTCCGCTTGGGCATTCGCGCCGGCGACCGCATCCGTAAAATCGACGGCAAGGACACCAAGGGACTCAGCCTCGACGAAGCCGTGAACAAGCTTCGCGGCAAAATCGGCACCGACGTGACCGTTTCCATTGAACGCGAAGGCGTGCCCGACTTGATGGACTTTACCATTACCCGCGCCGAAATCATTGTGCACGCCGTGCCTTACTACGGCATGGTCACCAAGGATATCGGCTATATCAAGCTCGCCACCTTTAGCGACAAGACCACGAGCGATGTCGAAAACGCCCTCAAGATTCTGCAGAAGAGGGGCATGAAGAAGATTATTCTCGACATGCGCTACAACCCGGGTGGCCTCTTGAACCAGGCTATCGAAATCAGCGAATTGTTCTTAAAGCAGGGCAACTTGATCGTGAGCACCCGTGGCCGCACTCAAAAGACCGAAAGCCACGCCCGCAAAAATGGTATTGTGAAGCCTGAAGTGCCGATGGTCGTTCTTTTGAACCAGGGTTCTGCCAGCGCCGCTGAAATTGTTTCGGGTGCCCTCCAAGACTGGGACCGCGCTTTGATTATCGGTAAGACTTCGTTCGGTAAGGGTTCCGTGCAAACCATCTTCCCGCTCGACAACCAGGGTAACGCCCTCAAGCTTACGACCGCCTTCTACTACCTGCCCTTCGGACGCTGCATCAACAAACCCGAAAACGGCATCAAGGGCCTGAAGCTCCTTGAAGAAGAATACGCCGACGAAGGCGACGGCAAGGCCGATTCTACCAAGAAAGACACCGCCAAAGTCGACACCTTCTATACCCATAACGGCCGCATGATGTTCGGTAGCGGCGGTATTTCTCCTGACGTAGAAGTGGAACTCTCCCCCATGCCGTGGGTGGTCCAGGTGCAGGAACGCATGGCCATGTACTTCAAGTTTGCCGTCAAGATACGTCCGGATCTTGAAAAGAACAACGTGAAGATTGACGCCAACTGGGAAGTCCCCGACAGCCTGTTTACGCAGTTCCGCGACTTCTGCATGAAGGACACGAACTTCACCAAGATCAAGAGCAACGCACTGGTAGGCGTGGACCAGCTCGAAAAGAGCATTATCCGCGAACAAAACTACATGGGCGATAGCGCCAAGGTCGTGAGTGACACCGCTCTTGCCAAGCGCATTGCCGACATGCGCAAGGCTCTTGAAAACAACCGCAACGCCCAGTTTGACGAGAACAAGCAGTACATCAAGGACGGCATCAAGCGCGAACTCCTGACCGCGTTCATCAACGACTCCGTCAGTACCGCATTCTCCTTGAAACAGGACAAGCAGTTGAACGAGGCTATCAAGTACCTGAGCGACATGAACCTTTACAAGAAGGCTATCAGCGCTCCGTCCAAGAAAGCATCCAAGAAGAAGTAG
- a CDS encoding sigma-70 family RNA polymerase sigma factor, which produces MTKNTHVRDDRDVYFQYLNDISKYPLLTKEQEKVVLAKVREGSREAMDLLVKSNLRFVVNIANLYKGQGIDVNELINEGNMGLIEAARRFDHSQKIKFISYAVWWVRQNITRAIAERGRLVRISAEKELVLRRFAKKGGAMHQVVGGGLMLDPKSLEGVSKYKADDIEKILMMGNKSTSLDAPVGEDGDMTLGDTIAAQEFRTDELAEQNNRSKLFNKAMNNSLSAQEKEIIKLYFGFKMDSDLNLKEIAPMVGLSKERTRQLKDSALEKLRNEQLARVLNDAA; this is translated from the coding sequence ATGACAAAGAATACACACGTTCGTGACGACAGGGATGTTTATTTCCAGTATCTGAACGACATTTCTAAGTATCCTCTGCTTACCAAGGAACAGGAAAAGGTTGTTCTCGCCAAAGTCCGCGAAGGCAGCCGCGAAGCCATGGACCTGCTCGTCAAAAGCAACCTCCGCTTCGTCGTGAACATCGCAAACCTTTACAAGGGTCAGGGCATCGATGTGAACGAGCTCATTAACGAAGGCAACATGGGCCTTATTGAAGCCGCTCGCCGCTTTGACCACTCCCAGAAAATCAAGTTCATTAGCTATGCCGTTTGGTGGGTTCGCCAGAACATCACCCGCGCCATCGCGGAACGCGGTCGACTGGTCCGCATCAGCGCCGAAAAGGAACTCGTGCTCCGCCGCTTCGCCAAGAAGGGTGGCGCCATGCACCAGGTCGTTGGCGGCGGTCTCATGCTTGACCCGAAGAGCCTCGAAGGCGTCAGCAAGTACAAAGCCGACGACATCGAGAAAATCTTGATGATGGGTAACAAGTCTACATCTCTCGACGCCCCCGTTGGCGAAGACGGCGATATGACTCTCGGCGACACCATTGCGGCACAAGAATTCCGCACCGATGAACTTGCCGAACAAAACAACCGCTCCAAGCTCTTTAACAAGGCGATGAACAACAGCCTTTCCGCCCAAGAAAAGGAAATCATCAAGCTCTATTTCGGTTTCAAGATGGATTCCGACCTGAACTTGAAGGAAATCGCCCCGATGGTCGGCCTTTCCAAGGAACGCACCCGCCAGCTCAAGGATTCCGCGCTCGAAAAGCTCAGGAACGAACAGCTTGCCCGCGTTTTGAACGACGCCGCCTAA
- a CDS encoding sensor histidine kinase — protein sequence MTTKYAKSAFRAFLRRNYERFAELQEAQFEKNERELIEIMGDEKDTQYPIPTFVLMILIWLFILLFPLILLLDPTYPLTQVSFINLATYYLPLLATFLTFLVNQRYLVPKCFFRKRYALFFAGNAVILFLSLLGREVFYFLIQRKAGEGIVDFFSNYCFSAGAVRGHFSVWTVLVFLIALALICFVCILISMFSRLIIRAFILREKKRSTLEYELKFLKNQLSPHFLFNTLNNITSLIRIDPDLAETSMTKLSQLIRVMLYQTGDKYISLKEDVGILEKYAELEKLRHDDSFDFKFEYELENPDCQVEPLLMMPLMENAMKHCVNPDGKSFAHIKIVQKGDELSFVSENSNFPRKAKPNASGLGLSTFKKRLELMYSGRYQYNVGVEGGVYKTELKVVLKKDSV from the coding sequence ATGACGACAAAGTACGCAAAATCCGCTTTTAGGGCTTTTTTACGCCGCAATTATGAACGTTTTGCGGAACTTCAAGAGGCTCAATTCGAGAAAAATGAGCGAGAATTGATCGAAATCATGGGTGATGAGAAGGATACCCAGTATCCGATTCCGACTTTTGTGCTGATGATTTTGATTTGGCTGTTTATTTTGTTGTTCCCGCTGATATTGTTGCTTGATCCGACATATCCGTTGACGCAAGTATCGTTTATTAATCTTGCTACTTATTATTTGCCGCTTTTGGCTACCTTCTTGACCTTCTTGGTGAATCAACGTTACCTTGTTCCAAAGTGCTTCTTTAGAAAACGTTATGCTTTGTTCTTTGCCGGCAACGCCGTGATTCTTTTTCTTTCGTTGCTAGGCCGCGAAGTGTTCTACTTCTTGATTCAGCGCAAGGCGGGCGAGGGAATTGTAGATTTCTTCAGCAACTATTGTTTTAGTGCGGGGGCCGTGCGCGGGCATTTTTCCGTCTGGACTGTACTTGTGTTTCTGATTGCGCTTGCGCTCATCTGCTTTGTTTGCATTTTGATTTCAATGTTTTCGAGGTTGATTATCAGAGCGTTTATCTTGCGTGAAAAGAAACGTTCAACTCTGGAATATGAACTTAAGTTTTTGAAGAACCAACTTTCTCCGCATTTCTTGTTCAATACGTTGAACAATATTACTAGCCTGATTCGCATTGATCCGGATCTTGCCGAGACAAGCATGACAAAACTCTCGCAGTTGATTCGCGTAATGCTTTACCAGACTGGCGACAAGTACATTTCGCTTAAAGAAGATGTGGGCATTCTTGAAAAGTATGCGGAACTTGAAAAGTTGAGGCATGACGATTCCTTTGATTTCAAGTTTGAATATGAACTTGAAAATCCGGATTGTCAAGTGGAGCCCTTGTTGATGATGCCCTTGATGGAAAACGCCATGAAACATTGCGTGAATCCGGACGGTAAGAGCTTTGCGCATATTAAGATTGTGCAGAAAGGCGATGAACTCAGCTTTGTGAGCGAGAATAGCAACTTCCCGCGCAAGGCAAAGCCGAATGCGAGCGGCCTTGGACTTTCGACTTTCAAGAAACGATTGGAATTGATGTATAGCGGGCGCTACCAATATAATGTGGGTGTGGAAGGCGGTGTCTATAAAACGGAATTGAAGGTTGTGTTGAAAAAGGATTCCGTGTAA
- a CDS encoding biotin attachment protein codes for MKKIKFQDTSFRDGFQSIFGARVFAKDFMPAVEAAVKAGITHFEAGGGARFQALYQNCGEDAFDMMDEFRRVVGPNIRLQTLARGINVVALAPQPRDMIKLHADMFKKHGMTRIRNFDALNDVNNLIYSGKCITDAGLEHEVVVTMMELPPGCDLNAAHNPEFYERILRNILDAGVPFASVCFKDASGTTNPTKVYETFKRARKLLGDKVELRIHSHDTCGTGVAQYKAAIEGGADGVDLGRKPLSGGTAQPDLFSMFHALKGTDYKLALGEDSIVDDHIPELMEANNVAVECLKDYNFPPEARQITTDVIFSPMPGGALTANTLMMRETKTFHLFPKVIENMSECVRRGGFASSVTPVSQFYFQQAYMNTLNQAAGRGTWFKMTEGYGKMLLGYQGKTPCEPDPELVKIAADQFNMKPFKEAYPGVQCAEEILEPGIPKAKALLEENGLPVTDETIFITGCLQTKAGNKGIEFLKGNRHIGVPKKDPNAAPAVDTKNMKAGAASTYRIALGNQSWDVQVQTLK; via the coding sequence ATGAAAAAGATCAAGTTCCAGGATACCTCGTTCCGCGATGGTTTCCAGTCTATTTTCGGTGCTCGTGTCTTCGCTAAGGACTTCATGCCCGCTGTCGAAGCAGCCGTCAAGGCCGGCATCACCCACTTTGAAGCTGGTGGTGGCGCCCGTTTCCAGGCCCTTTACCAGAACTGCGGCGAAGACGCATTCGACATGATGGACGAATTCCGCCGCGTTGTAGGCCCGAACATCCGCCTGCAGACCCTCGCCCGCGGTATTAACGTGGTGGCCCTCGCTCCGCAGCCGCGCGACATGATCAAGCTCCATGCCGACATGTTCAAGAAGCACGGCATGACCCGTATTCGTAACTTCGACGCCCTGAACGACGTCAACAACCTCATTTACTCCGGTAAGTGCATCACCGACGCCGGTCTGGAACACGAAGTCGTCGTGACCATGATGGAACTTCCTCCGGGATGCGACCTCAACGCCGCCCACAACCCGGAATTCTACGAACGCATCCTCCGCAACATTTTGGACGCAGGCGTTCCGTTCGCTTCCGTTTGCTTCAAGGACGCTTCCGGTACCACGAACCCGACTAAGGTTTATGAAACCTTCAAGCGCGCCCGTAAGCTCCTCGGCGACAAGGTCGAACTCCGTATCCACAGCCATGACACCTGCGGTACCGGTGTGGCCCAGTACAAGGCTGCTATCGAAGGTGGCGCTGATGGCGTTGACCTCGGCCGCAAGCCGCTTTCCGGCGGTACGGCTCAGCCCGACCTGTTCTCCATGTTCCACGCCCTCAAGGGTACGGACTACAAGCTCGCCCTCGGTGAAGACAGCATCGTCGACGATCACATTCCGGAACTCATGGAAGCTAACAACGTCGCCGTTGAATGCCTCAAGGACTACAACTTCCCGCCTGAAGCCCGTCAGATTACCACCGACGTGATCTTCAGCCCCATGCCGGGTGGCGCTCTTACCGCCAACACCCTCATGATGCGTGAAACCAAGACCTTCCACCTGTTCCCGAAGGTTATCGAGAACATGAGTGAATGCGTCCGCCGCGGTGGCTTTGCTTCTTCCGTGACGCCGGTTTCTCAGTTCTACTTCCAGCAGGCTTACATGAACACCCTGAACCAGGCTGCCGGTCGCGGTACTTGGTTCAAGATGACCGAAGGCTACGGCAAGATGCTCCTCGGTTACCAGGGCAAGACTCCTTGCGAACCGGATCCGGAACTCGTGAAGATCGCTGCCGACCAGTTCAACATGAAGCCGTTCAAGGAAGCCTATCCGGGCGTCCAGTGCGCAGAAGAAATTCTCGAACCGGGCATTCCGAAGGCCAAGGCCCTCCTCGAAGAAAATGGTCTCCCGGTCACCGACGAAACCATCTTCATCACGGGCTGCCTCCAGACGAAGGCTGGCAACAAGGGTATCGAATTCCTCAAGGGCAACCGCCACATTGGCGTGCCGAAGAAGGACCCGAACGCGGCTCCGGCAGTGGACACCAAGAACATGAAGGCCGGCGCTGCAAGCACCTACCGTATCGCTCTTGGCAACCAGAGCTGGGACGTGCAGGTTCAGACCCTCAAGTAA